The following nucleotide sequence is from Novipirellula artificiosorum.
GCCGAAGCGGCGCTGGCTGGTCGGTTGAATAGGGCGGTATCCACAAAAGCCGACTGTCGTCGACGGCGAGGAACTCGGATGCAGCGTCTGCATCGGATAGCTCCGGTGCCCCGGATTGTTTCTTCAACGCGTCCTGCTGCTTCTTGGAGTTCGCCGCTTCGACCATCCACTCAGGAAGTGAGGGCTGCGACCGTGGTGCCGCTGCACCGTCGGGGTCCTCGCTTCGACGGGCGAGCAAGGCGACGACAAGCACAAGCACGGCAGCACCGAGCGATCCAAGAACCAGCGGCGCTTTACTTCGATTTCGTTTCCGCCTCCGCGCCGCGGGTGCCGGTGCAGCGGGTGCCGGTGCAGTGGGTGCCGGTGCAGTGGGGGGAGGTGCAGGCGGTTGCGACTGCGGTGAGGCAACCGATGCGGCGACCGACTTCAACGGGCTTGGGGGCTTCGCCGCAACGCTAGCTCGCGACCCCGTGGCCTCCTGATCCGGAGCCTCAAGCAACGGAAGAGTGGCCTTGAGTGCTGTTGAGAGTTGTTCAACGTTTGCAAACCGGGCCTTTGTGTTCTTGGCCATCGCAAAGGCGATCACTCGCAACAACGGATCACCTGCCGAGTGTTTCGATACCGCATGGGCCAACCCATCGGGCACTTCGCTGGCATGTTGCTGCAACGTCTGCTCGTCGGTCGAACTCGCGAACGGCATCGTCCCGATCACCAATCGGTACAGCAAGCAGCCCAGGGAATAAATGTCGGTCGCGACATTGCAGCAGACCGTTGGATCCAAGAACTCAGGAGCTGCGTAAGCGATTGGGCTACAAAGCGTATCAAGCCAAGCCGGTGGGTCTTGGGCGGCCGTGTCTCGGACAACCGGCGACTTCGGCGGTAGCGCGGGATCACGTAACAGGATCGCGACCGGCGAGCTGCCGCTGGTAATCCAAACACGGTCGCTGCGGACAGCCCCATGCACGAGCGACGCACGATGCAAAACGTTCAAGGCATCACAAACCGAGATACCGATTTGGCAAGCTTGCCGCGGCAAGACGGTCGCGCCGGCACCAACCCGATGGAACAAGCATTTGCCAGTTGGCAGTGCAGAAAAAACCGCCAACTCGTCTGCGCCGCGGTCCAGTTCAACTCCCTGGAGCGAGGCGTGGAGAGTCTTTGCGTGCGTCGCGAGCCATCGGTCGCGGTCCTGGGCAAGGGGCTTCGGGTCGACGCGAAAGAGAAAACCCCGCTCTTGCGAGGTCCGGCCCGTCGACGTTCGCTGAACGCGAAGCCACCGGCTCAGCGGGGCTTCACTCGTCCCTTCACGCTGGAGATACGGGCCGATTCGTCGCAAGACGGGATCGGCCGACAACAGCGTCTTGGCTTGAAACTCCGACAAAATGCCGAGGCGAACCAGGTATTTTGCGAGCGACAACGCGTCTGCGGGTGGCGAACCCCCGGACGCTTTAGCATACTTGGCCGCATATTGCTTGCATCCGTCCGCATCGGTAATACCACTACGAACCAATCGGGACCCGAACTCGCTGAGTGCGACCGCCATCGATAAACAATGTCTCTTTAAGAAAACCGCTGATTTTGACCTACAGTCTAACGGAGTCCTCCGTCGAGAGTGTCTCCTGTCGATCGTAGTACTTTAACCGACCGAGCCGTATCTTGAATATCGTCTACGTTACCACCGAAGCGGTGCCGTTTGCAAAAACCGGCGGATTAGCGGATGTGTGTGGCACCTTGCCTTCGAAAGTCGCGGCACTGGGGCACCGTACGGCCGTCATCATGCCAGCTTTTCGCAGCATTCACCATGCGGGTTTGCCGATCGAGTCGACCGATATCACTTTCGCGGTTCCCATGTCGGATCAGAAATTGATTGGTGCCCGACTGCTCAAATCGACCCTTCCGGACCAAGACGTCCCCGTTTGGTTCATTGATCAACCACAATATTTCGAGCGCGACTCGCTCTACGGCACCGCCGATGGCGACTACCCCGACAACGCCGAACGGTTCGCGTTCTTTTGCCGAGCGGCATTGCAAGCGATTGCTCGGCTCGGATGGCCCATCGATATCGTCCACTGCAACGATTGGCAAACCTCGCTGATTCCTGGTTTGATGGCGGCCAAGCCAAAGGCCTATTCTTGGATCGCCAGCGCATCGACCGTGTTGTCGATTCACAACCTTGCCTATCAAGGTCACTTCTGGTCCGAAGCCTTTCGCTGGACCGATCTCGACTGGTCCCATTTCAACCCAAATGAATTTGAATTCTACAACCACCTGAATTTCTTGAAGACCGGGATTGTCACGGCGGACATGGTCAGCACGGTCAGCCCCCGGTATGCCGAAGAAATTCGCTCGCCCGAGCAAGGTTGCGGTCTTGATAATATCCTTCGTGGCAGATCGGATCGATTGGTGGGAATCATCAACGGCATCGACGAATCCGTCTGGGACCCTGAAACCGATCCAAAAATTGTCGCAAACTACGATGCCCGATCCTTCCAACGAGGGAAGTTCGCGAACAAACGTTCGCTGCAACACCGGTTCGGTTTGGAACAAAGCGATGAAGTCCCGATGATCGGACTCGTCGGCCGACTCGCGTCTCAAAAAGGGTGGGACATTATCCTCCCAGTCATTCGTTCACACCTCAGCGAGGATCGCCCGGCGCAGTGGATCGTGCTTGGCAGTGGCGATCCGGTTTACGAAGCAGAACTGCGAACGCTGGCGAAGGCGTACCCCAATCGATTTGCGTTGTACTTGGGGTTCAGCGATGAGCTTGCTCATCAAATCGAAGCGGGAGCAGACCTCTTTTTGATGCCCAGTCAATACGAACCCTGTGGTCTGAACCAACTCTATAGCCTCCGCTACGGTACCGTCCCGATCGTTACCGAAACCGGTGGACTCGCCAACACCGTGGTCAATTGCACCACACAGACGCTTGCCGATGCAACGGCGACTGGGTTCTATGTTCCCGAGTCCAATCCAATCGCGTTGGACCAAACGATCGGAAAAGCCTTGCACCTCCGCTATCACCAGCGAGAAAAATGGGAACAAATCATCCAAACCGGGATGAAGCAGGACTTCTCATGGCGGAAGAGCGCAGGCCAGTATGTCGACCTTTACGCCAAAACGATTGCCCTTAAAGCATAAGCATCGTTCTGGTCTGGAAAATGGGCGAAAAGTATCCCGCATTTTTGCCGCTTTTCGCTTTGCAAACCACGATACCTATGAGGTAGGATCAGCGCGCGTGAGGGGTGTTGCAACGCCCAACACCGCCCTAGCAAATTATCCATCTGACTGTGAAGTAAAGCCGTGATCGAGAACGTCAAAACTCAAGTCCACGATCGATTCGAACAGACGGTCCCCACTTCCGAAGTTGACGAAGCCTCCCACATGGCCCACAACGCCTTGGCGTCCGACGGCCCTCCGGATTGCTCCACCGTCCCTTCACCTAAAATCGATCGCCACGCCGTTGCCTCTCCAGGAACCGCTCAATCACGGTTGGATCCGATCACAGGTGAATGGACCATTTTCGCACCGCATCGCGGCGCCCGTCCCAACCAGTTTGGTTCGCTGCGAAGGATGGCCAACAAAAAAAAGGTGACCTGCCCCTTCTGTGCGGGAGAAGAAGCGTCGACGCCTTCCGCATGCTGGGCGGCCAGGGTCGATCACGAAGATCGCTTTGTGGTCTTTGGCGATCCGACCGACGTGGAAGCTCTCGATTGGTCCGTTCGCGTGGTGCCGAACAAGTATCCCGTGATCACGGAAAACGCCTGTGGGTGCAATCAAGGCGCCTCGTTGACGAGGAATCCGAGCAGTCGCTCTCACCCTCTGTTCCAGTCGCGTGACTTGATCGGTGGTCACGAAGTGATCATCGAATCACCCTATCACGTCCAATCTCTCAGCGAATTGGACCTGGCGGAAACCAAACTGCTGCTGTTTGCCTACCAGCAACGTCTGCGGTTTTGGCGAAACCAAAAGGGGGTCAAGTACATCAGCCTGTTTAAAAACGTCGGTGGCGACGCAGGTGCATCGTTGCAACACAGCCACAGCCAATTGATCGCAACCGATCAGATCCCCAATTCGGTCGAGACGATTTGCGAGCGAATGCGGTCACATCAGGCCAAGACAGGATGCTGCTTGCAATGTGATATCATTCGAGCGGAACTCAAGCACAGGACCCGGATCGTCGCCCAAACCGATTCCCTGGTGGCCTATTGTCCCTACGCCAGCCGATTGCCGATGCTCATTCGCGTCACCACCAAGGAACACATCGACCATTTTGACGACGTCCCTTTCGCTTCCCTCGACGAACTGGCTCGATTGCTGCAGCGGATGACAGGTTGGCTTGAATCGATGATCCCCCAAGTTGCCTACAATGTGCTGCTTCACACGCGACCTCCGGGCGCAACGGGCAGCTCCGAAGCATTTCACTGGTCGCTGGAATTCTTTCCTCGAATCAGCCGAGTGGCCGGTTTTGAATGGAGCAGCGATTGCATGATCAACACCGTGTTGCCCGAAGTCGCAACCGAAAAGTATCGGCAATTCACGGCTGCTGAGGACCCTCGTCGCGTTCTTTGAAGTCTTCTCGCGAGCCGTTTCTTGCATGTCTCGCGTCCCGTCGCGTGGTTTGAATCCAGTTGGCTACAATTTAGATGATCCTGTTGCATCGATTGATCCGATAGTAACAGCAAAGTTGTCGCGATACGTTCTGCTCGCGCTCGAAGTCCCGTCCGCCGCCGATCACCCCAAACAAAAAATATGACGCCACACGCATATTTGTGCCTGGTTTTGCACAATCACCAACCCATTGGCAACTTTGACGGCGTGTTCGAACAAGCGTACCAGGACAGCTATCTGCCGTTCTTGGAGGTCTTTGAACCGTTTGAAAGCCTGCAAATCTCGCTACACACATCGGGTCCGTTGATGATTTGGTTGTCCGAGCGACACCCCGAGTACATCGACCGGTTGCGGATGCTGATCGACGCCGGTCGCGTCGAAATTGTCGGTGGTCCTCAATACGAACCGATCATGACGATGCTGCCGTCACGCGATCGGATCGGCCAGATCCAAGTCTACAGCAACTGGCTGCATCGCACCCTTGGTGTTCGGCCTCGAGGCATGTGGATGCCCGAACGCGTTTGGGAATCGTCCTTAACCCGTGATGTGGTGGACGCAGGAATTGAATACACCGTCTTGGACGATTACCATTTCCGCGCAGCTGGACTTCGTGACCAAGATCTCCGCGGTTATTTTTTGACCGAGGACGACGGACGACTGCTGCGAGTTTTTCCTGGATCCGAACGACTCCGCTACACGATCCCGTTTCGGCCTGCTCAGGAAACGATCGATCATTGTCGCCAGTTCGCGGAGCAGTCGCCCGGTGCGGTCTTAACGTTCGGCGACGACGGCGAAAAATTCGGCACTTGGCCCGATACGAAGGTTCATGTCTACGAAAAGGGATGGCTGCGGTCCTTCTTCACCGCATTATGCGAAAATGCCTCGTGGCTGAAAACGGTCACACTCGCTGAAGCCGTTACCCAAACGGCTCCCGCCGGGAAGGTCTATTTGCCCGATTGCAGCTATCGCGAGATGACCGAATGGGCGCTGCCCACCGAATCGCAAGAAACATTCGACGAGGTCACCCATGCGATGGAAGATCACCCGCAATGGGGCGATTTGAAACCGTTCATCCGCGGTGGTTACTGGCGTAATTTCAAGTCCAAATACGAAGAAACGAACGAAATGTACGCTCGCATGATGAGCGTCAGTCGCAGATTGGCCGATGCGGAAGCGGCCGCCAGCGACCCGTTGGAAATCGCAAGGATTCGCGATGACTTGTATCGCGGCCAATGCAATTGCCCTTACTGGCACGGCGCTTTTGGTGGCATCTATCTGCCCCACCTGCGTAACGCAATCTATCAACACTTGATCGCTGCCGACAACCGACTTTCCAAACTCGAAGGAATGAATGAGCAAACGGTTCTTGCCACCGCAGACGATTACAATTTTGATGGACTGCAGGAAGTCCGCCTCAGCAACAATCGCTTGTGCGCGTGGATCGCACCGGGGCATGGCGGCCGTATGTACGAGCTTGATGTTCGCGAGATACGCCACAACCTGCTCGCGACGTTGCAACGCCGTCCCGAGAATTACCACCGCAAGGTCCTGGCCGGTCCCCATGCCGCAGGCGAGGATGTTGCCAGCATTCATGATCGCGTTGTCTTCAAGCAAGCCGACCTGGACCAACGCTTGCAATATGACCGTTATGCTCGCAAGAGCTTGATGGATCATTTCTATGACAACGATGCCTCACTGCAATCGGTCGCTCGCGGCGAAGCCGAGGAGCGGGGCGATTTTGTCGATCTGCCGTTCGAAACCAAGATTCGGCGTGGTGCCGATCGGGTGCAGGTCCAGATGCGGCGAGATGGAAACGCCTGGGGAATCCCGATCACCTTGACCAAAGCGGTAACCCTTTGCGCCGGCAGCGATCGATTGGCCGTTACGTATTTACTGGAGAACTTGCCACAAGATCGTCCGCTACACTTTGCGATCGAGATGAATTTTGCCGGCTTACCTTCCGGTGCTGACGATCGCTACTTCTCCGATCTTGACGGCCACCGCTATGGCCAACTCGGCGAGGAACTTGATCTGCGGGATGCCCATGGGCTAAGCCTATCGGATCGTTGGCTCGGCATCGATGTGCGAATGGAGATCGACCGACCGAGTGGAATTTGGGCTTTCCCGATTTCAACGGTCAGCCAAAGTGAATCGGGTTTCGAATTGGTGCATCAGAGCGTCTGTGTTCAACCGCACTGGATCGTCACCGGCGATGCCGATGGACGATGGGTCGTACAAATCGAAATGGCGGCCAACTGCGAACCTTCGGCCGAAACGATTCACGAAGAACAAGTGATCCGCTTGTAGGTTTCTTTTTTCCGACCAGACGCGGGTGCCCCCCGGCACGCACCTGTTCCGCGATTCGGCAACCGATTTCGTCGCCGCACTGCTTGACGCTTCGGCGTCGCGACTCAGTGATGAGGATCGACAGCAAATGAACGACATCAAGTCCCCTCGGAATCGCTACTCGACATCGTCTTCGGGTGCGAGCCAATCGATGTGTTCGCCTTCGTACTCTTCGTGTTCGTCCAGCCTATCGATGAACAGGCCGACCTCTCGCATCGCGATCTGCCACGACTCGAACGGCGGTTCCAGCTGACCCAATCGCTCGACCAAACTGTCCAATTCGACCAGCAGCTCCTGATGATCCTGAGAAGCTTGGTCGCGACTCGCCGCCACTTCGGCTGAACCCGCCGGATAGGCGTCTGCCAACTGCCTTCCCATTTGGTCTTCGCGATCAAAATGATGCGTGAGCTGTTTGCGGAACTGTTTCAGTTTGCATGCCGCTTCCCCAAACTTCGGAACGCCCATTTGAGAAACAGAATAGGTCCACTCGCGAAACGCGTCGATTCGCTGGTTCAAATCCTCATGTTCGCTCTTCCACTGAGCAAACAGGGCGCGAACGGAATGTTTGGTTTGATCGGTCATGATCAGCCTCCGCTTGTTTCGCAATGCTGGAATCGAATCGCGAGGAGCAGTCGCGTCCCTCTCTTAACTGCAATACCAGTACCAATTGGAATCGATTTGTTTCGCCGACGGCGGCGAGTCGCACGGCCAAGTCTGCAAGCCGTTTGCCGGTCCAGACTTCCTGGTCACCGTGCGAGCGCAAAAAGCTCGTATTTGCTGTGATTGGAATCGCGCGGACTGAGACGATTCGCACGATTGACCGACCACCTACTGTGACCTTGTGTCACGTTGTTCTGCCCCACGGACGACCCCTTGATTCGGCCTATTTGGCACAAACCGGTGCTCGACGTCACTTTCCCTGTTTTTGCTAGCAAAGTGAAACAAACAAGTCACCTCTCCCTTGTGAGCATAACTCACTATATTTCGGGCGCAGGTACTTGGAAGGTTCCAATCTCCGCACCCATTTCGTCCCCATTTTGAACTTCAGAGGTCTCGCACGGGAAATGTCCGCGCATACACCAAACCGCGGAGTACTCCGCACGCTGATTGACAACTCGTTCCTGCTCATACTCGGAGCGGTCGGTGCACTCCTCTGGGCGAACTTAGATCAGCATAGTTACGAGCAATTCGTCCATTTCGATCTTACCTCGCTTTGGGGCGGTGGCCATTCGGTTGGACACGAGGCAGCGAATCATGCGGCCGGTTCGCACGAAGCGGTCGAGCAGGTGGCCGCGTCGCACGGATTGACGCTGCATTTCATCATCAACGATATTCTGATGGCATTGTTTTTCGCCATTGCGGCGAAGGAAGTCTGGGAATCCTTGCTGCCAGGCGGTGCCCTTTCGAATCCTCGCAAAGCTGCCACGCCATTGCTCGCCACCGTGGGGGGCATCATCGGTCCGGCACTGATCTACGTTGCAGGAACCTACCTGACCGGTACACAGGAAGATTTGGGGAAAGGATGGGCCATTCCTTGTGCCACCGATATCGCCTTCAGTTACCTGATCGCCCGGTTCATTTTCGGTGCCAGTCATCCGGCGATTGCATTCCTGTTGCTGTTGGCAATCGCCGATGACGCGGCGGGGCTGATGATTTTGGCCGTCTTTTACCCTCAGGCTCCCATTGCCCCGCAATGGCTCCTGCTCACCCTGGCAGCCATGTTGGGCGCCTTGGTGCTCCGCCGCATGAAAGTCCACTCTCACTGGGCCTATTTGATCGGTCCGGGGATCGCGTGTTGGTACAGCTTCTATCAAGCCAACATTCACCCCGCACTTGGATTGGTCCCCATCATTCCGCTGTTGCCTCATGCCCATACGGACCTTGGCATCTTCGCTCGCGAAGAACTCAATCGCGACGACACGCTGAGCGCATTTGAGCACTTCTGGAAGCTGCCCGTCGAATACATTCTGGGGCTCTTTGGCCTGGCGAACGCAGGCGTCGTGATGAGCAGTTTGGGGACGGGAACGTGGGTCGTTCTGGCCGGATTGCTGATTGGCAAGCCCGTTGGCATCACCGCCTTCACCTTGTTCGCAGAAAAGGTGCTGAAACTGGAGAAGCCCGCTGGGATGGATTATCGTCACGTGGTCACCCTTGGAATGGTAGCGGGGATTGGTTTCACGGTTGCGTTGTTTGTCTCGGTAGCCGCCTTTACGGTCCCCGGAGCGATTCAGGATTCCGTAAAAATGGGAGCCCTGCTGAGCTTTGGTGCCGCACCGTTGGCATTGATCCTTGGCAAAGTACTGGGCATCAAGCCCGAACGCGTGGTCCCAGCCAGCGAAGCGACGTCGACCGACGCCGCCTAGTCCCCCACAACCGTCGACTCTTGCAGAATGACTACGAAAATGGATCAGAAAGACCTGCCCATCGAAGCGATTGGCGAAGACGAACTGCATCGTCCCCAACCTGCCGATGAACCGATTTCAACGGTCGATTCCCAGGACTTATTACAAGTGATCCGGCATACGGTCGATCGATTGGAAAAGGACAAGACGGCCCGCGGTGACCTCAAAATCCTGTCGCGCACGCTGCGCGAGTTGCGCTATGCCTTTAAGGTTTTCCGCCCCTATCGTCGGCGCCGCAAAGTCACCATTTTCGGCTCGGCTCGCACGTCGCCCGAGCAACCCGAGTACCAAACCGCCGTCGAGCTCGGACGGAGGATGGCCGAGCACGGTTGGATGGTGATCACCGGTGCGGGGGGCGGTATCATGGAAGCAGGTCATCGTGGGGCCGGTCGTGAGGCCTCGATGGGACTGAACATCATGCTGCCGTTTGAACAGAGTGCCAACCCGTATATTCAAGGTGACCCCAAATTGGTCACGATGAAGTACTTTTTCACGCGGAAGTTGATGTTCGTGAAAGAGTGTAGCGGCATCGTCTGCTTGCCAGGCGGATTCGGTACCCTCGATGAAGCGCTCGAAACGCTGACGTTGATGCAAACCGGAAAACAAACGATGCTGCCATTGGTGCTGCTCGATGCACCCGATGGAAGCTATTGGCGAGACCTTGGCGTGTTCATGGACAAACAACTCCTCGAGGGTGGCATGATCAGCCCCGAAGACGTCTCTCTCTACAAGATCACCAACTCCGTAGACGAAGCCGTCCAGGAAATTCTGGATTTCTACTGTGTTTATCACAGCATGCGTTACGTCCGCGACCAGTTGGTGTTCCGATTGAAAGAAAAACTGAGTGACGAAACGCTTGAAGAGATCCGCGACGAGTTCTCCGATATCCTCGTCGATGGCACGTTTAAGCAAACCAAGTCCCTTGCAGATGAAATTGGCGAACCCGACTTGGCTCACTTGCCGCGATTAGTGTTTCACTTCAATCGCAAAGCCATGGGGCGACTCCGCATGCTGATCGACCACCTCAACCGCTCTCGAGTGGTTTGCCCAGACGATTGCAAGGAAACCTGAGCAAGTCGGCGACACCCTTTATGCAGCGCGACGGTCTTCGTCTTGATTCGAAGCACCCATGCCTAGCCTCGCCAATCGTAACTTCGCTTTACTGACTCGGCGCTCGAGCCACTGCTTCATCGTGCGACGCTGACGAGCTGGGCCGGGATGATCCGGGTTGGACTTCAAACGGTACCGAGCCCAAGCGGTTTGTCGCATCTGCCAGACAAACTCATCTCCAAACGGATGTCCGCTATCGCGAAACCATGGCTTGTGGATCCAAGT
It contains:
- a CDS encoding protein kinase domain-containing protein, producing MAVALSEFGSRLVRSGITDADGCKQYAAKYAKASGGSPPADALSLAKYLVRLGILSEFQAKTLLSADPVLRRIGPYLQREGTSEAPLSRWLRVQRTSTGRTSQERGFLFRVDPKPLAQDRDRWLATHAKTLHASLQGVELDRGADELAVFSALPTGKCLFHRVGAGATVLPRQACQIGISVCDALNVLHRASLVHGAVRSDRVWITSGSSPVAILLRDPALPPKSPVVRDTAAQDPPAWLDTLCSPIAYAAPEFLDPTVCCNVATDIYSLGCLLYRLVIGTMPFASSTDEQTLQQHASEVPDGLAHAVSKHSAGDPLLRVIAFAMAKNTKARFANVEQLSTALKATLPLLEAPDQEATGSRASVAAKPPSPLKSVAASVASPQSQPPAPPPTAPAPTAPAPAAPAPAARRRKRNRSKAPLVLGSLGAAVLVLVVALLARRSEDPDGAAAPRSQPSLPEWMVEAANSKKQQDALKKQSGAPELSDADAASEFLAVDDSRLLWIPPYSTDQPAPLRLLPPGPGAVLTVQLASLRSRASGKEFLDSLGPELVPLLELAAARGKVPVDAIDRLSLAMHPLPDGGTRDGWPEVSLAIMLRDSIAIEDLVERWEVAASHTAEGTTIYASDELGDDAYFVARVDREPESQVTQFAVGSIARMQEVAANEGADIPLPRNMQSLWDASSDQADFAIMVTPNFIFSDARRLLQVSAPKWVDPLKSLLIPNVATALLVADFDDERLYAETRFSPSGGMTGAALLGQLRSAVEGTPGWAETFILESTADPSWRLLANRLPSMMRFVASQTRYGLNDQIAIANVYVPAKAAPQLGLATLWAFNTTSKSRPSVPTVTAKELTLEELLDRKMSIAFDQESLEFGINLIVEQFADSLPEGTQVPAVRIVGSDLQKMGITQNQQIRDFSRQGLPFRQVLTDLLLGANPDKTATGSHDPKQALIWVVADDPQRPGKEVILVTTRQAVVGRYDLPAEFTVP
- the glgA gene encoding glycogen synthase GlgA — encoded protein: MNIVYVTTEAVPFAKTGGLADVCGTLPSKVAALGHRTAVIMPAFRSIHHAGLPIESTDITFAVPMSDQKLIGARLLKSTLPDQDVPVWFIDQPQYFERDSLYGTADGDYPDNAERFAFFCRAALQAIARLGWPIDIVHCNDWQTSLIPGLMAAKPKAYSWIASASTVLSIHNLAYQGHFWSEAFRWTDLDWSHFNPNEFEFYNHLNFLKTGIVTADMVSTVSPRYAEEIRSPEQGCGLDNILRGRSDRLVGIINGIDESVWDPETDPKIVANYDARSFQRGKFANKRSLQHRFGLEQSDEVPMIGLVGRLASQKGWDIILPVIRSHLSEDRPAQWIVLGSGDPVYEAELRTLAKAYPNRFALYLGFSDELAHQIEAGADLFLMPSQYEPCGLNQLYSLRYGTVPIVTETGGLANTVVNCTTQTLADATATGFYVPESNPIALDQTIGKALHLRYHQREKWEQIIQTGMKQDFSWRKSAGQYVDLYAKTIALKA
- a CDS encoding galactose-1-phosphate uridylyltransferase, which gives rise to MIENVKTQVHDRFEQTVPTSEVDEASHMAHNALASDGPPDCSTVPSPKIDRHAVASPGTAQSRLDPITGEWTIFAPHRGARPNQFGSLRRMANKKKVTCPFCAGEEASTPSACWAARVDHEDRFVVFGDPTDVEALDWSVRVVPNKYPVITENACGCNQGASLTRNPSSRSHPLFQSRDLIGGHEVIIESPYHVQSLSELDLAETKLLLFAYQQRLRFWRNQKGVKYISLFKNVGGDAGASLQHSHSQLIATDQIPNSVETICERMRSHQAKTGCCLQCDIIRAELKHRTRIVAQTDSLVAYCPYASRLPMLIRVTTKEHIDHFDDVPFASLDELARLLQRMTGWLESMIPQVAYNVLLHTRPPGATGSSEAFHWSLEFFPRISRVAGFEWSSDCMINTVLPEVATEKYRQFTAAEDPRRVL
- a CDS encoding alpha-amylase/4-alpha-glucanotransferase domain-containing protein, producing MTPHAYLCLVLHNHQPIGNFDGVFEQAYQDSYLPFLEVFEPFESLQISLHTSGPLMIWLSERHPEYIDRLRMLIDAGRVEIVGGPQYEPIMTMLPSRDRIGQIQVYSNWLHRTLGVRPRGMWMPERVWESSLTRDVVDAGIEYTVLDDYHFRAAGLRDQDLRGYFLTEDDGRLLRVFPGSERLRYTIPFRPAQETIDHCRQFAEQSPGAVLTFGDDGEKFGTWPDTKVHVYEKGWLRSFFTALCENASWLKTVTLAEAVTQTAPAGKVYLPDCSYREMTEWALPTESQETFDEVTHAMEDHPQWGDLKPFIRGGYWRNFKSKYEETNEMYARMMSVSRRLADAEAAASDPLEIARIRDDLYRGQCNCPYWHGAFGGIYLPHLRNAIYQHLIAADNRLSKLEGMNEQTVLATADDYNFDGLQEVRLSNNRLCAWIAPGHGGRMYELDVREIRHNLLATLQRRPENYHRKVLAGPHAAGEDVASIHDRVVFKQADLDQRLQYDRYARKSLMDHFYDNDASLQSVARGEAEERGDFVDLPFETKIRRGADRVQVQMRRDGNAWGIPITLTKAVTLCAGSDRLAVTYLLENLPQDRPLHFAIEMNFAGLPSGADDRYFSDLDGHRYGQLGEELDLRDAHGLSLSDRWLGIDVRMEIDRPSGIWAFPISTVSQSESGFELVHQSVCVQPHWIVTGDADGRWVVQIEMAANCEPSAETIHEEQVIRL
- a CDS encoding hemerythrin domain-containing protein; this translates as MTDQTKHSVRALFAQWKSEHEDLNQRIDAFREWTYSVSQMGVPKFGEAACKLKQFRKQLTHHFDREDQMGRQLADAYPAGSAEVAASRDQASQDHQELLVELDSLVERLGQLEPPFESWQIAMREVGLFIDRLDEHEEYEGEHIDWLAPEDDVE
- a CDS encoding Na+/H+ antiporter NhaA encodes the protein MSAHTPNRGVLRTLIDNSFLLILGAVGALLWANLDQHSYEQFVHFDLTSLWGGGHSVGHEAANHAAGSHEAVEQVAASHGLTLHFIINDILMALFFAIAAKEVWESLLPGGALSNPRKAATPLLATVGGIIGPALIYVAGTYLTGTQEDLGKGWAIPCATDIAFSYLIARFIFGASHPAIAFLLLLAIADDAAGLMILAVFYPQAPIAPQWLLLTLAAMLGALVLRRMKVHSHWAYLIGPGIACWYSFYQANIHPALGLVPIIPLLPHAHTDLGIFAREELNRDDTLSAFEHFWKLPVEYILGLFGLANAGVVMSSLGTGTWVVLAGLLIGKPVGITAFTLFAEKVLKLEKPAGMDYRHVVTLGMVAGIGFTVALFVSVAAFTVPGAIQDSVKMGALLSFGAAPLALILGKVLGIKPERVVPASEATSTDAA
- a CDS encoding LOG family protein, giving the protein MDQKDLPIEAIGEDELHRPQPADEPISTVDSQDLLQVIRHTVDRLEKDKTARGDLKILSRTLRELRYAFKVFRPYRRRRKVTIFGSARTSPEQPEYQTAVELGRRMAEHGWMVITGAGGGIMEAGHRGAGREASMGLNIMLPFEQSANPYIQGDPKLVTMKYFFTRKLMFVKECSGIVCLPGGFGTLDEALETLTLMQTGKQTMLPLVLLDAPDGSYWRDLGVFMDKQLLEGGMISPEDVSLYKITNSVDEAVQEILDFYCVYHSMRYVRDQLVFRLKEKLSDETLEEIRDEFSDILVDGTFKQTKSLADEIGEPDLAHLPRLVFHFNRKAMGRLRMLIDHLNRSRVVCPDDCKET